The DNA sequence GCTGCGCACGATCGGCGACTACGAGCGCTTCGTGGCCGAGCGGGCGGCCGCCGGTGCGAGCGGCGGTGCGTGATGTGGCTGACGCAACTGCTGGAGCGCAACCGCCAGTGCCGGCCCGGCCGGACCGCGCTGGTGGACGAGGAGCGCAGCGTCACCTGGGCCGAGTTCCACGATCGCACCCTGGAACTGGCGCGGGGATTGGCCGAGTTGGGCATCGAGCGGGGTGACCGGGTCGCGGTGCTCTCCAAGGACCGGATCGAGGTCCTGGAGAGCTACTTCGCGCTGGCCCGGCTCGGCGCCCTGTTCGTGCCGCTGAACCACAGCCTGGCCGAGCCCGAGGTCGCCGGGATCGTCGAGCGGGTCGGGGCGGTGGCCGTCCTCGGTGAGTCCGAGCTGCTGGACCGGCACCCCGAGCTGCCGGCGTCGGTGCGGATCCGGCTGGCCCTCGACAAGCCCGCCTTCGCGGCGCTGGGCGCGCTGGCCGCCGAGCGGGACCTGCCGGACGTCGCCGACACCGACCCGATCGCCGTGCTGCACACCTCGGCGACCACCGGGCAGGCCAAGGGCGTCACCGTCGACAGCGCGTCGTTCCGGGCCATCGCCCTGGGCTGGCTGGTGATGGCCCGCCCCACCGACGACATCGTCATGGTCAACTGCTGTCCGCTGTACCACGGCAGCATGGTCGTGTCGCTGACCTACCTGGCGGCCGGTGCGACGGTCGTGCTGATGCCCGGTTTCACCCCGCAGCGGGCGCTGTCGGCGGTGGAGCGGCACCGCGCCACGCACATGTGGCTGGTGCCGCAGATGCTGCGTTTCATGCTCCAGGCCCGGGCGTCCCACCGCACCGACCTGTCCTCACTCCGGGAGATCCTGTACGGGGCGGCCCCGATGCCGCTCGACGTCTACGCCGACGCGGTCGAGCGGCTCGGCTGCGGCTTCCGGCAGGTGTACGGCATGACCGAGGTGGGCGGCCCGTTCGTCACGCTCGGCCCCGACGAGCACCCCGCCCCCGGGGACGTCACCGCCCGCATCCCGTGCGGGCGGGTCGTGCCGGGCATGTCCGCCCGCGCGGTGGACGAGGGCGGCCGGGAGCTGCCGCGCGGTGAGATCGGCGAGATCGTGGTGCGCGGGCCGGGCGTCATGCAGGGCTACTGGAACGACCCCGAGGCCACCCGGGAGATCACCCTCGACGGCTGGATCAGGACGGGCGACCTCGGCTTCATGGACGAGGAGGGCCGCATCAGCCTGGTGGACCGCACGAAGGACGTCATTATCCGCGCGGGCCAGAACGTCTACCCCTCGGAGATCGAGCGCGCCCTGATGACCCACCCGGCGGTCCGGGACGCGGCGGTCGTCGGGATGCCCGACGAGGACTACGGCGAGGTGCCGCTGGCGTACGTGGCCCTGGAGCCGGGTGCGGAAGCGGGCGCGGTGGCGCTGCTCGCGCATGTCGCGGGGCTGCTCGCGCCGTACAAGCGTCCGCGGCGGGTGGAGTTCATCGAGCAGGTGCCCCGCAACCCCGCCGGGAAGATCATCAAGAAGGTGCTGCGGGTGTGAGGCGTGCGACGGCCGGCGGTGGACGGTGGGCGGGGACGTGTCCCCGTTGCGTCCGCCGCCGGCCGTTGCCATTGCCGTATCCCGGTGCCCCGCCTTGCCGGGCAGTGGCCCGTCGTCGGTTGGTCCGGTGCGGGCGGCTGGACAGGCGCTTCCCGTCCCCGGGGCGTCGCACCGGGGACGGGAAGCCGTTCGTCACCGGGTCAGCGTTCGTGCGTACCGCCGTCCCGGTAGGAGCGCCGCACCGCGTCGGCGGCCTTGTCGGTCCGGGCGTCGTACTTGTCGCCCGTCCGCTGGTCGACCGCCCGCTCGGCGCCCGCGACGCCCTTGTCGGCCTGGTCGGGGTGGCCCTTGGCCATCTGCTTGGCCTTGTTCATCATGTCGCCCAGCTTGCCCATGGGATACCTCCCGGAAGTGCGCGTGCGTCGGTCTCCGCCGCAGGTACCCCTCCCGCCGCGCGTGAATCACCGGGGCCGGCTCACCGCCGCCCCCTGTCTCATCCGCGGTCGCCGACCCGTGCGGCCATGTTGCCCGCGGGGTGCCGGTTGTCGTGGATGAGCTGGTGGGCGAGGCCGATCTCGTCGAAATCGAAGGTCCGGGACAGGCACGGGTCGATGATGCCCTGGTCGATCAGCCGGGTGACCTCGCGTGCCTCGCGGGCGGTGGCGACGTGCGAGCCCTGCAGGCGCTTCTGCCGCATCCACAGGAAGCGCAGGTCGACGTCGCCGTTGTAGCCGGTGGTGCCGCCGCACAGGACGACCATGCCGCCGTTGTCGCACAGGTACAGGGACGTGGGGACGGTGTCGGCGCCGGAGTGCTCCAGCACGATGCGCGGGCTGCGGCGCTCGCCGAGCACCTCCCAGAAGGCCCGCCCGAAGGCGCGGGCCCCCGACAGCCAGCGGCCCATCGCCTCGTCGTCGGAGGCGTCCGGGAGCCGCCCCCAGTGGTCGAACCGGCGCCGGTCGATCCAGCCCTCGGCGCCCAGCTTGAGGCAGAACTCACCGCGTTCCTCGCTGGACACGACGGCGACGGGGATGCCGCCGACGTGCCGGACGAGCTGGATGGCGATGCTGCCGAGGCCGCCGGCGCCGCCCCAGATCAGTACCGGGTCGCCGGGGCGCACCGTGTGCGGCGGCCAGCCGAAGAGCTGGCGGTAGGCGGTCGCGGCGGTCGCCATGTAGCAGGCGGCCTCCGCCCAGGACAGCCGGGCCGGCTTGGGGTGGCACATGTAGTCGTCGACGACCGCGAACTGGGCGAAGGAGCCGTAGTTCTCCTCGTAGCCCCACACCCGCTGGCTGGTGGACCAGGTGGGGTCGCCGCCGAGCCGGACGTCCTCGGCCCGCTCGTCCCAGCGGTTGGCGAGGACGACGACCTCGTCGCCGAGCTTCACCCCGCGCACGTCCTCGCCGACCGCCCACACGATGCCGGACAGGTCGGAGCCGCCGATGTGGAAGTCCTCGGTGGCGCCCGCCTTCTGCCGGGCGGCGATCACGTCGAGCGGCGAACCGAGCGCCGCCCAGACGTTGTTGTAGTTGATGCCGGCGGCCATCACCTTCACCAGGACCTGTCCGCGGCCCACGGGCGGCACGTCGACCACCTCGGTCCGGAAGGCGTCGACGGGCTGTCCGTAGCGCTCACGGCGGATGAGCGAGGCGTACATCCGCCGGGGTGCGGTGCCGATCTCGGGCGCGTCGCCGAGTTCGTAGAGTTCCTGGGTCGTCGCTTTCACGCTGGTTCTCCTCAGCCTGTGCTCAAGGGTGCTCGGGCGGGGGCCTGTTCAGCCGGCGAGGCCGCGCAGGGCCTTGGCGACCGTCTCGCCGATGCGGGCGATCGGTTCGGGTTCGGTCATCTCGTAGTGCCCGCAGGGCACTTGGTGGTCGTGCAGGGTGCCGTCGACGTGGGGCCGCCAGCTGTCGGCCTTGCCGGGCAGTACCGCCAGGTCGGCCGGGAAGTCCGTGGGTTCCTCCTCGGCCGCGCTGAAGAACAGCACGTCGCCCCGGAAGACGCCGGGGGTGAACTGGGGTGCGATGCGCAGGTTGTTGCGCATGACGGCGGCGATGGCGGTGGCCTCGGCGCGGGTGACGGGGGAACTCGACGGGTCGGCGGCGACCCGGGCGCCGATCCGGTCCAGGACGGTGTCGACGTCCGGGGGTGCCGCGCCGGGCTCGACGGGGAGTCCGGCCACCCTGGACAGCAGGGCCGCCACCTGGCGTTCGGCCGCGTCGGGGTCGTGGGCGGTGCCGTGCGGCTGGGGTGCGTCGAGCATGGCGAGGAGTTCGACCCGCTCGCCGTCCCGCTGGAGCGCGCAGGCCATGGCGTGTGCGACGAATCCGCCGTAGGACCAGCCCAACAGGCGGTACGGGCCGTGCGGCTGCACCTGGCGCACCAGGTCGAGGTAGTGGGCGACCATGGCGGCGGCGTCCGGCGCGGGCGGGGTGGTGCCGTCGAGGCCGGCCGCCTGGATGCCGTGAACGGGCTGGTCGCCGCCGAGGTGGGGCAGCAGGCCGGTGTAGCGCCAGGACACGCCCGCGCCGGGGTGGACGCAGAACAGGGGTGTGGCGGTGCCCTCGGCGCGCAGCGGCAGGAGCGGGCTCAGCGCGGTCGGGGCCTTCCCCGTGGTGGTGCCGTCCGGTTCGTCGGCGGAGGCGAGGACCCCGGCCACCGTGGGCGCGGCGAGCAGGGTCGCCGCCGGGACGTCGAGGACGCCGGCCTGGCGGAGCCGGCCCGCCAGCAGCACGGCACGCATGGAGTCGCCGCCGAGGTCGAAGAAGTTGTCGTGCAGG is a window from the Streptomyces capillispiralis genome containing:
- a CDS encoding class I adenylate-forming enzyme family protein, producing MWLTQLLERNRQCRPGRTALVDEERSVTWAEFHDRTLELARGLAELGIERGDRVAVLSKDRIEVLESYFALARLGALFVPLNHSLAEPEVAGIVERVGAVAVLGESELLDRHPELPASVRIRLALDKPAFAALGALAAERDLPDVADTDPIAVLHTSATTGQAKGVTVDSASFRAIALGWLVMARPTDDIVMVNCCPLYHGSMVVSLTYLAAGATVVLMPGFTPQRALSAVERHRATHMWLVPQMLRFMLQARASHRTDLSSLREILYGAAPMPLDVYADAVERLGCGFRQVYGMTEVGGPFVTLGPDEHPAPGDVTARIPCGRVVPGMSARAVDEGGRELPRGEIGEIVVRGPGVMQGYWNDPEATREITLDGWIRTGDLGFMDEEGRISLVDRTKDVIIRAGQNVYPSEIERALMTHPAVRDAAVVGMPDEDYGEVPLAYVALEPGAEAGAVALLAHVAGLLAPYKRPRRVEFIEQVPRNPAGKIIKKVLRV
- a CDS encoding antitoxin, which translates into the protein MGKLGDMMNKAKQMAKGHPDQADKGVAGAERAVDQRTGDKYDARTDKAADAVRRSYRDGGTHER
- the ccrA gene encoding crotonyl-CoA carboxylase/reductase, with translation MKATTQELYELGDAPEIGTAPRRMYASLIRRERYGQPVDAFRTEVVDVPPVGRGQVLVKVMAAGINYNNVWAALGSPLDVIAARQKAGATEDFHIGGSDLSGIVWAVGEDVRGVKLGDEVVVLANRWDERAEDVRLGGDPTWSTSQRVWGYEENYGSFAQFAVVDDYMCHPKPARLSWAEAACYMATAATAYRQLFGWPPHTVRPGDPVLIWGGAGGLGSIAIQLVRHVGGIPVAVVSSEERGEFCLKLGAEGWIDRRRFDHWGRLPDASDDEAMGRWLSGARAFGRAFWEVLGERRSPRIVLEHSGADTVPTSLYLCDNGGMVVLCGGTTGYNGDVDLRFLWMRQKRLQGSHVATAREAREVTRLIDQGIIDPCLSRTFDFDEIGLAHQLIHDNRHPAGNMAARVGDRG